Proteins encoded in a region of the Nicotiana tomentosiformis chromosome 9, ASM39032v3, whole genome shotgun sequence genome:
- the LOC138898548 gene encoding uncharacterized protein, which yields MPVSAALLSRHEFSILFLENFVPQTCREDLCRQFEQLRRDGMYVTQYEMRFSELAHHVVWLVPTERESIRRFIDGLTYQSCFVITRESVSGNTFDEVVDITRRLEMVRSQECEEREAKRAGGSGGFSGVPSGGQFHHNRGHPYRPAQIACLVHCGASASHRSYSA from the coding sequence ATGCCAGTCAGTGCAGCACTACTTTCACGgcatgagttctccattctcttcttggagaattTTGTGCCACAAACTTGTAGGGAGGATCTGtgtaggcagttcgagcagctacgTCGGGATGGCATGtatgtgacccagtatgagatgagattctcAGAGTTAGCTCATCACGTAGtgtggttggttcccactgagagggagagtattaggaggttcattgatggcctcacctatCAGTCATGTTTTGTTATAACTCGGGAGAGTGTATCAGGTAATacgttcgacgaggtggttgatattactCGGCGgttagagatggtccgtagtcaggagtgtgaggagagggaggccaagagggcTGGTGGAtcgggtggtttcagtggtgttccttctgggggtcaatTCCACCACAATAGGGGTCATCcctataggcccgctcagattgCTTGTCTAGTTCATTgtggcgcatcagctagccatagATCATACAGTGCTTGA